A stretch of the Tachysurus vachellii isolate PV-2020 chromosome 26, HZAU_Pvac_v1, whole genome shotgun sequence genome encodes the following:
- the LOC132841089 gene encoding carbonic anhydrase 4-like gives MTRLLLISLLALVFKSCICEDWCYQSQMSCEQPCKGPAAWNEVNAVCGGNKQSPINIVTKKTKKESSLTAFKFTGYRQPFTSTLKNNGQTVYLDIPSGATLSGGNLSNTYNAVQLKFHWGSSSSPGSEHTLDGEHYPMELHILHIKNKYLTVDEALNDVTGQAILGFFFEESATENTEYSTFIAAVTKVQDAESHTDLNISLNTLILSEMKLRDYYRYEGSQTIPGCSESVIWTMFKEPIPLSKAQLAAFFDLKSKDGKPLVNTFRPVQPRKGRVVYRSHSGAAESVVVLSFTLVLLSVSTTLSCNQLY, from the exons ATGACGCGTCTGCTTTTGATTTCTCTTCTAGCTTTAGTTTTTAAATCCTGCATTTGTGAGG ATTGGTGCTACCAGTCCCAGATGTCCTGTGAACAGCCTTGCAAAG GGCCAGCAGCTTGGAATGAGGTGAATGCTGTTTGTGGTGGTAATAAACAATCTCCCATCAACATAGTGACCAAAAAGACTAAGAAGGAGTCCAGTCTTACCGCATTCAAATTCACTGGCTACAGACAGCCGTTTACCAGCACTTTGAAGAATAACGGGCAAACTG TTTATCTGGACATTCCTTCTGGGGCCACTTTGAGTGGGGGAAATCTCTCAAACACCTATAATGCTGTCCAGTTGAAGTTCCACTGGGGCAGCAGTAGCAGCCCTGGGTCTGAACACACCCTTGATGGAGAACATTATCCCATGGAG CTGCACATCCTGCATATAAAGAACAAATACCTTACAGTAGATGAAGCACTGAATGACGTAACTGGACAAGCAATCTTGGGATTCTTCTTTGAG GAGTCAGCCACTGAAAACACGGAGTATAGTACCTTCATTGCAGCTGTAACTAAGGTGCAAGATGCAG AAAGCCACACAGATCTTAACATCTCCTTGAACACACTGATCCTGTCTGAGATGAAGCTGAGGGACTACTATCGTTATGAAGGCTCTCAAACCATCCCGGGCTGTTCTGAGTCAGTGATATGGACCATGTTTAAGGAGCCTATTCCACTTAGCAAAGCTCAG CTTGCGGCCTTTTTCGACCTGAAGTCTAAAGATGGTAAGCCATTGGTGAACACATTCAGACCAGTGCAGCCTCGGAAAGGTCGGGTTGTGTATAGATCCCACTCTGGTGCAGCTGAATCTGTTGTAGTGTTAAGCTTCACTCTCGTTCTGTTGAGTGTAAGTACAACTCTGAGCTGTAATCAACTCTACTAG